From a region of the Flavobacterium branchiarum genome:
- a CDS encoding alanine/glycine:cation symporter family protein: MEVFIEKIYNLIWNDALIFLCLTTGIYFSIRFKFPQVLYLKRMIKLLFNNSSSDKGISSFQAFSLAISGRVGTGNIAGVATAIAMGGPGAIFWMWTIAFLGSASAIIEATLGQMYKEEKNGQYRGGPAFYILKGLNNKVFAWTFAIVTIISTGLLLPSVQSNSISVAVKSAFDIPMYQTGIVLVLLLGVIIIGGVKRISKVAEYVVPFMAGSYIIMSLIVIALNVTKIPEVFSLIFNSAFSLDATFGGIVGLAISWGVKRGIYSNEAGQGTAPHAAAAAEVSHPVKQGLVQGFSVYVDTLFVCTATALMIIFTGQYNVVNPKGGFLVENIPNVEMGPEYTQFAVSQHFPLIGSGFVAIALTFFAFTTIMAYYYIAESNVSFVMRKNKSQLLIWSLRILILYSTYIGCITTAETAWVLGDIGVGLMAWLNIVAILLLHKKVVVLFKDYNEQIKAGVDPVFDNSKYNFPNMDIWNKKNEK; encoded by the coding sequence ATGGAAGTATTTATTGAAAAAATTTATAATCTTATTTGGAATGATGCCTTAATATTTCTTTGTCTGACAACAGGAATCTATTTTAGTATACGCTTTAAATTTCCTCAGGTCTTATATCTCAAGCGAATGATTAAACTCCTATTTAACAATAGTTCCTCTGACAAAGGTATTTCTTCATTTCAAGCATTTTCTCTTGCAATTTCTGGCCGAGTAGGTACTGGTAATATCGCAGGTGTTGCCACAGCAATAGCAATGGGAGGTCCTGGGGCAATTTTTTGGATGTGGACCATTGCATTTTTAGGAAGTGCTTCTGCAATTATTGAAGCTACTCTTGGGCAAATGTATAAAGAAGAAAAAAACGGACAATACAGAGGTGGTCCTGCTTTTTACATATTAAAAGGGCTAAACAATAAAGTATTTGCTTGGACTTTTGCTATTGTAACCATAATAAGTACAGGTTTACTATTACCTAGTGTTCAAAGTAACAGTATTTCAGTTGCAGTAAAATCAGCATTTGACATTCCTATGTACCAAACAGGAATAGTACTAGTTTTACTACTGGGTGTCATCATAATCGGTGGAGTTAAACGAATTAGTAAAGTAGCCGAATATGTAGTTCCCTTTATGGCAGGATCCTATATTATCATGTCTTTAATTGTAATCGCACTAAACGTAACTAAAATACCAGAAGTGTTTTCATTAATCTTCAATTCTGCTTTTAGCCTAGACGCAACATTTGGAGGAATTGTAGGTTTAGCAATTTCTTGGGGTGTAAAAAGAGGAATATACAGTAACGAAGCAGGACAAGGAACTGCTCCACATGCTGCTGCTGCAGCAGAAGTTTCTCATCCTGTAAAACAAGGTCTTGTTCAAGGATTTTCGGTATATGTAGACACTTTATTTGTCTGCACAGCTACTGCCCTAATGATTATTTTTACAGGACAATACAATGTAGTCAATCCTAAAGGAGGATTTCTTGTAGAAAATATCCCCAATGTAGAAATGGGCCCTGAGTATACACAATTTGCCGTATCGCAACACTTCCCACTCATAGGTAGCGGTTTTGTAGCTATAGCACTTACTTTCTTTGCCTTTACAACTATTATGGCATATTATTATATTGCAGAAAGCAACGTTAGCTTTGTGATGCGAAAAAATAAAAGTCAATTATTGATATGGTCTTTAAGAATTTTAATTTTATACTCTACCTATATCGGATGCATTACTACAGCAGAAACTGCTTGGGTACTTGGTGATATCGGTGTAGGGTTAATGGCTTGGCTTAATATTGTTGCTATTCTATTATTACACAAAAAAGTGGTCGTACTATTCAAAGATTACAACGAGCAAATTAAAGCTGGAGTTGACCCTGTCTTTGATAACAGTAAATATAATTTTCCAAATATGGATATTTGGAACAAAAAAAATGAAAAATAA
- a CDS encoding SDR family oxidoreductase, whose protein sequence is MSYTDKMLRDDALQGKVIVVTGGGSGLGKAMTKYFLELGAKVAITSRDLEKLKNTATELEAQTGGTCLPLQCDVRHYEEVENMLQEVLKAFGKVDVLLNNAAGNFISPTERLSANAFDTVIDIVLKGSKNCTLAFGKHWIDTKQTAATVLNIVTTYAWTGSAYVVPSATAKAGVLAMTRSLAVEWAKYGIRTNAIAPGPFPTKGAWDRLLPGDLAEKFDMSKKVPLKRVGDHQELANLAAYLVSDFSAYVNGEVIVIDGGEWLKGAGQFNLLEAIPEELWDQLEMMIKAKKNK, encoded by the coding sequence ATGAGTTATACTGATAAAATGCTAAGAGACGATGCCTTACAAGGCAAAGTAATAGTGGTAACCGGTGGAGGAAGTGGCCTAGGAAAAGCAATGACCAAATACTTTTTAGAATTAGGTGCAAAAGTTGCTATCACGTCGAGAGATTTAGAAAAACTAAAAAATACAGCGACAGAACTTGAAGCTCAAACTGGCGGAACTTGCTTACCATTACAATGTGATGTACGTCATTACGAAGAGGTAGAAAACATGCTACAAGAAGTTTTAAAAGCTTTTGGTAAAGTAGATGTTTTACTTAACAACGCTGCTGGAAATTTCATTTCACCAACCGAAAGATTATCGGCTAATGCTTTTGACACTGTTATTGATATTGTATTAAAAGGTTCTAAAAACTGTACCCTTGCATTTGGAAAGCACTGGATTGACACCAAACAAACAGCTGCGACAGTCTTAAATATTGTAACTACTTATGCTTGGACAGGATCAGCTTATGTAGTACCTAGCGCAACTGCAAAAGCAGGTGTTCTAGCTATGACAAGAAGTCTTGCCGTGGAGTGGGCAAAATACGGAATCCGTACTAATGCAATTGCTCCAGGACCATTCCCTACAAAAGGAGCTTGGGACAGATTACTTCCGGGAGATCTTGCAGAAAAATTCGACATGTCAAAGAAAGTGCCATTAAAGCGTGTGGGAGACCACCAAGAATTAGCCAATTTAGCGGCCTATTTAGTTTCCGATTTCTCTGCCTATGTAAATGGTGAAGTAATAGTTATCGATGGTGGCGAATGGTTAAAAGGGGCTGGACAATTTAATTTATTAGAAGCAATTCCAGAAGAGCTTTGGGATCAGCTAGAAATGATGATAAAAGCAAAGAAAAACAAATAA
- a CDS encoding FtsB family cell division protein → MTNPYKNKSWFKFLSNKYVWVLLFFIIWMVFLDNYSYFDHRFLDGQINELQDNKTYYQEEIKKDQEQIKELKNPEQIEKYAREKYFMKKDSEDIYIIEFEGDTIKKK, encoded by the coding sequence ATGACAAATCCTTATAAAAACAAATCCTGGTTTAAATTCCTGAGCAACAAATATGTTTGGGTCTTGTTGTTTTTTATAATCTGGATGGTTTTTCTAGACAATTACTCCTATTTTGACCATCGCTTTCTCGACGGTCAAATAAATGAGTTACAAGACAATAAAACCTATTATCAGGAAGAAATAAAAAAAGATCAGGAACAAATAAAAGAACTTAAAAACCCCGAGCAGATTGAGAAATATGCTCGAGAAAAGTACTTTATGAAAAAAGATAGTGAAGACATTTACATCATCGAATTTGAAGGTGACACTATCAAAAAAAAATAA
- the scpA gene encoding methylmalonyl-CoA mutase: MIRKDLNHIKLDVKSEKLDVVSKDQQPAKNFETAEGIDLKATYTEQDLENIEHIGFGAGFAPNLRGPYATMYVRRPWTIRQYAGFSTAEESNAFYRRNLAAGQKGLSIAFDLPTHRGYDSDHERVVGDVGKAGVAIDTVEDMKVLFDQIPLEEMSVSMTMNGAVLPIMAFYIVAAEEQGVLPAKLSGTIQNDILKEFMVRNTYIYPPTPSMKIIADIFEFTSKKMPKFNSISISGYHMQEAGATADIELAYTLADGLEYIRTGLATGMLIDEFAPRLSFFWAIGMNHFMEIAKMRAGRMIWAKLVQQFNPKSEKSLALRTHCQTSGWSLTEQDPFNNVARTCIEATAAAFGGTQSLHTNALDEAIALPTDFSARIARNTQIFLQEETKITKTVDPWAGSYYVESLTNEIVANAWKLIEEVEELGGMTKAIEAGIPKLRIEEAAARKQARIDSGQDIIVGVNKYRLEKEDPLQILDVDNQMVRKQQVAQLEHIKATRDPEKVKAILEKLILCAKTGDGNLLEIAIDAARSRATLGEISDALETVFGRYKAQIKSFSGVYSAAIKDDKSFEKAKQLANTFAKKEGRRPRIMIAKMGQDGHDRGAKVVATGYADVGFDVDIGPLFQTPAEAAKQAVENDVHILGVSSLAAGHKTLVPQVIEELKKHGREDIMVIVGGVIPAQDYQYLFDAGAVAVFGPGTKISEAAITILEILID, translated from the coding sequence ATGATACGAAAAGACCTCAACCATATCAAGCTAGATGTCAAAAGTGAAAAGTTAGATGTTGTTTCTAAAGACCAACAACCAGCTAAAAACTTTGAAACTGCCGAGGGCATAGATTTAAAAGCAACTTATACCGAACAAGATCTTGAGAATATAGAACATATTGGTTTTGGAGCTGGATTTGCGCCAAATTTAAGAGGTCCTTATGCGACTATGTATGTTAGACGTCCTTGGACAATTAGGCAATATGCAGGTTTCTCGACTGCCGAAGAAAGCAATGCTTTTTACAGACGTAATCTAGCTGCTGGTCAAAAAGGATTATCGATTGCTTTTGACCTACCTACACATCGTGGCTACGACTCAGATCACGAACGAGTTGTTGGTGATGTTGGAAAAGCTGGAGTTGCGATTGATACTGTCGAAGACATGAAAGTCTTATTCGATCAGATTCCACTTGAAGAAATGTCTGTTTCCATGACAATGAACGGAGCGGTTTTACCTATTATGGCTTTTTATATTGTAGCTGCCGAGGAGCAAGGTGTTCTACCTGCTAAACTTTCTGGAACCATACAAAATGACATCTTGAAGGAATTTATGGTGCGTAATACTTATATTTACCCACCAACGCCTTCAATGAAAATCATTGCTGACATCTTTGAATTTACAAGCAAGAAAATGCCCAAATTCAATTCGATTTCTATTTCGGGCTATCATATGCAAGAAGCAGGCGCAACAGCCGATATCGAATTGGCATACACACTTGCCGACGGATTAGAATACATTCGAACTGGTTTAGCAACTGGAATGCTTATAGATGAGTTTGCACCACGATTGTCATTTTTCTGGGCAATAGGAATGAATCACTTTATGGAAATTGCCAAAATGCGTGCTGGAAGAATGATTTGGGCTAAGTTAGTTCAGCAATTTAATCCCAAAAGCGAAAAATCTCTAGCATTAAGAACGCATTGCCAAACCAGCGGATGGAGCTTAACTGAACAAGATCCATTTAATAATGTGGCACGTACTTGTATTGAAGCTACAGCAGCTGCTTTTGGTGGAACGCAATCTTTACACACAAATGCACTTGACGAGGCCATTGCCTTACCAACTGATTTCTCTGCTAGAATTGCACGTAATACACAAATATTCTTGCAGGAAGAAACCAAAATAACAAAAACAGTCGATCCTTGGGCAGGAAGTTATTATGTGGAAAGCCTAACAAATGAGATTGTTGCCAATGCATGGAAACTAATTGAAGAAGTAGAAGAGCTAGGCGGAATGACTAAAGCCATCGAAGCTGGAATTCCAAAATTACGAATAGAAGAAGCTGCTGCACGAAAACAAGCCCGAATAGACAGCGGACAAGATATAATTGTTGGTGTTAACAAATACCGACTTGAAAAAGAAGACCCTTTACAGATTCTTGATGTCGATAACCAAATGGTTCGAAAGCAACAAGTTGCCCAACTCGAACATATAAAAGCAACAAGAGATCCTGAAAAAGTAAAAGCAATACTCGAAAAATTAATTCTTTGTGCAAAAACTGGAGACGGAAATTTACTGGAAATAGCTATTGATGCAGCTAGAAGTCGTGCTACACTGGGCGAAATTAGTGATGCATTAGAAACTGTTTTTGGAAGATACAAAGCACAAATTAAATCCTTTAGTGGCGTGTACAGTGCAGCAATAAAAGATGATAAAAGCTTTGAAAAAGCAAAACAATTGGCAAATACCTTTGCAAAAAAAGAAGGTCGTCGCCCAAGAATTATGATTGCCAAAATGGGGCAAGACGGACATGACAGAGGTGCAAAAGTAGTTGCAACTGGTTATGCAGATGTGGGTTTTGATGTAGATATAGGCCCGCTTTTTCAGACTCCTGCAGAAGCTGCTAAGCAAGCTGTAGAAAATGACGTTCACATTCTGGGCGTTTCTTCACTTGCTGCAGGACACAAAACTCTTGTACCTCAAGTCATCGAAGAACTAAAAAAACATGGCCGTGAAGATATTATGGTAATTGTAGGTGGTGTAATTCCCGCACAAGATTATCAATATTTATTTGACGCTGGAGCAGTTGCCGTTTTTGGACCTGGAACAAAAATCAGCGAAGCCGCAATAACAATCCTCGAAATCTTAATTGATTAA
- a CDS encoding site-specific integrase — protein METTKKSTFKVLFYLKKNAPKKNGKVTVMCRITVNGKQSAFSTKLDISATNWDLKYGRVLGKSREAQDTNSKLDKIRSGIEECYSKILKNEGAVNSAKLKNAVLGMESGEVTFFKFYEQFLSDYEKKVNSGLRVNGTRSKYKILLKHLRNFALTKYGYSDVPFNDLTPDFVQDFDYYLRDDQSLTHNTIWLYMIGFTTLCRLAMSRKHLAFNPFSEYKNTKKDKDRGYLLRNELEQLVTFNCDKKKDELVKDLFIFSCFTGLSYSDMKGLKNSNLQDFFDGKRWIIVRRKKTATSSNVMLLDIPKMIIEKYAGLSKDGKVFPVPSNTICNDSLKRISQLIDCLVEKKVTFHLARHTFATLFLSEGVPLESLSKMLGHKNIATTQIYAKILNEKVGKDMQKVSNKFKGLEQSFVSQL, from the coding sequence ATGGAAACGACAAAAAAATCAACGTTTAAGGTATTGTTCTACCTTAAAAAGAACGCCCCAAAGAAAAACGGAAAAGTTACGGTTATGTGCAGAATTACCGTAAACGGCAAACAGTCTGCATTCAGTACAAAGCTGGATATTTCCGCAACAAATTGGGATTTGAAGTACGGCAGGGTTTTAGGTAAAAGCCGAGAAGCCCAAGACACAAACAGCAAACTTGACAAAATTCGTTCGGGTATTGAGGAATGCTATTCCAAAATCCTGAAGAACGAGGGGGCTGTAAACAGTGCTAAACTTAAAAATGCCGTTCTTGGGATGGAAAGTGGAGAAGTGACCTTTTTCAAATTCTATGAACAGTTCCTGTCCGACTATGAGAAAAAGGTTAATAGCGGACTTCGTGTGAATGGCACACGCAGTAAATACAAAATACTTTTGAAACATCTTCGAAATTTTGCACTTACAAAATACGGCTATTCAGATGTGCCCTTTAACGACCTTACACCTGATTTTGTGCAGGACTTTGATTACTACCTGCGTGACGACCAAAGTTTAACACACAACACCATTTGGCTGTATATGATTGGATTTACTACACTTTGCCGATTGGCAATGAGCAGAAAGCATCTTGCTTTTAATCCGTTCAGCGAGTATAAGAATACTAAAAAGGATAAAGACCGTGGTTATCTATTGCGTAATGAATTGGAACAGCTCGTAACGTTCAACTGCGATAAAAAGAAAGACGAATTAGTTAAAGACTTGTTTATTTTCAGTTGCTTTACAGGTCTTTCCTATTCAGATATGAAAGGACTGAAAAACAGCAATCTTCAAGATTTTTTTGACGGTAAGAGGTGGATTATTGTACGAAGAAAGAAAACGGCAACATCATCCAATGTAATGCTGTTGGATATTCCTAAAATGATTATTGAAAAATATGCAGGATTGTCAAAGGACGGAAAGGTATTTCCTGTACCATCAAATACGATTTGTAATGACAGCTTAAAGAGAATATCTCAACTGATTGACTGCCTTGTAGAAAAGAAAGTAACCTTTCATTTAGCACGTCATACGTTTGCTACGCTATTTTTAAGCGAGGGTGTTCCATTAGAAAGTTTGAGCAAAATGCTAGGGCATAAAAACATTGCTACTACTCAGATTTATGCAAAAATTCTCAACGAGAAAGTCGGAAAGGATATGCAAAAGGTCTCTAATAAATTTAAAGGATTGGAACAGTCTTTTGTATCTCAACTTTAA
- a CDS encoding methylmalonyl-CoA mutase subunit beta gives MATPLFDNFSPVSSKQWKQQIQFELDGADYNETLIWNSPEDIQVKPFYHNDEDIQPVEVTTKATDFKICQNIFVHDLLKSVERALDSLKRGAESLRFTIEDNTIDVEKLFQNLTLENKNVYFNLNFISIDFVKRLDIISKQKKATFHYTIDPIGQLAKDGNWFSFTTKEKNNFETLEILSREISNASLIGINSGLYQNAGANMVQQIAYTVAHANEYFNRIPSVNGPIVLEVSVGTNYFFEIAKLRALRLLFNLVATEYNPNIECHLLVSPTKRNKTLYDYNVNMLRTTTECMTAIIGGADAIANLPYDTLYHKDNEFGDRIARNQLLILKNESYFDKVNNPADGSYYIESLTKQLAEKALTLFKEIEANGGFLKLLNEGTVKRRIQESADKEQELFDTKKEILLGTNKYPNKDDKMKHDLELFPFVKIKPRKTLITPIIEKRLSEKLEQERLALE, from the coding sequence ATGGCTACTCCCCTTTTCGATAATTTTAGTCCTGTATCATCCAAACAATGGAAACAACAAATCCAATTTGAATTGGACGGTGCCGATTATAACGAAACCCTGATATGGAATTCGCCAGAAGACATTCAGGTAAAACCATTTTATCATAATGATGAAGATATACAGCCTGTTGAAGTAACAACCAAAGCAACTGATTTTAAAATATGTCAGAACATTTTTGTTCATGACCTTTTAAAATCAGTTGAAAGGGCTTTAGATTCTCTAAAAAGAGGAGCCGAAAGCTTGCGCTTTACAATCGAAGACAACACCATCGATGTTGAGAAATTATTCCAAAATTTAACGTTAGAAAACAAAAACGTTTACTTCAATTTGAATTTTATCTCAATCGATTTCGTTAAAAGATTAGATATAATCTCGAAACAAAAAAAAGCTACTTTTCATTACACCATTGACCCAATTGGACAATTAGCAAAAGATGGAAATTGGTTTTCTTTTACAACCAAAGAAAAAAACAATTTTGAAACACTTGAAATTCTTTCAAGAGAAATTTCAAATGCATCATTAATAGGTATAAACTCAGGTTTATATCAAAATGCTGGTGCCAATATGGTGCAACAAATTGCTTATACTGTTGCCCATGCCAACGAATATTTTAATAGAATCCCTTCAGTAAACGGACCTATTGTACTAGAAGTATCCGTAGGTACAAATTACTTTTTTGAAATAGCAAAACTTCGCGCTCTACGATTGCTTTTTAATTTAGTTGCAACCGAATACAATCCGAATATAGAATGTCATTTGCTGGTTTCTCCAACAAAACGAAATAAAACCTTGTACGATTACAATGTAAATATGCTTCGTACTACAACCGAATGCATGACGGCAATAATTGGTGGTGCAGATGCTATTGCGAATTTACCATACGATACTTTGTATCACAAAGACAACGAATTTGGAGATCGAATTGCTCGCAATCAATTATTGATCCTTAAAAACGAAAGTTATTTTGATAAAGTCAATAATCCTGCCGATGGAAGTTACTATATTGAAAGTCTTACCAAGCAACTTGCTGAAAAAGCACTAACTCTATTTAAAGAAATCGAAGCCAATGGCGGTTTCTTAAAACTTCTAAATGAAGGAACCGTCAAAAGAAGGATTCAGGAAAGCGCCGATAAGGAACAAGAATTATTTGACACAAAGAAAGAAATATTGCTAGGAACAAATAAGTACCCGAACAAAGACGACAAAATGAAACATGATTTAGAACTTTTTCCTTTTGTAAAAATAAAACCTAGAAAAACATTAATTACACCAATAATAGAAAAACGGTTGTCTGAGAAATTAGAACAAGAACGTTTAGCTCTTGAATAA
- the udk gene encoding uridine kinase — protein MLIIGIAGGTGSGKTTVVHQIMNELPHAEVGVISQDSYYKENKNLSFDERALINFDHPRAIDFDLLVSHLKDLKEGKTIDQPVYSFITHNRTEDTISTHPRKVMIVEGILILTNPELRDLFDIKVYVHADSDERLIRRLKRDIAERGRDLDEVLTRYQNTLKPMHEQFIEPTKAFADIIIPNDKYNTVAIDVVRAVITQRIL, from the coding sequence ATGCTCATTATTGGAATTGCAGGCGGAACAGGAAGCGGGAAAACAACCGTAGTACATCAAATCATGAATGAATTACCTCATGCTGAAGTGGGCGTAATCTCTCAAGATTCGTATTACAAAGAAAATAAAAATCTATCTTTTGATGAAAGAGCCCTAATTAATTTTGATCATCCACGTGCGATAGATTTCGATTTATTAGTAAGCCATTTAAAAGACCTTAAAGAAGGAAAAACTATCGATCAGCCTGTTTATTCTTTTATAACTCATAACAGAACCGAAGATACAATTAGCACACACCCTAGAAAAGTAATGATTGTAGAAGGAATTTTAATCCTTACCAATCCAGAACTTAGAGATCTTTTTGACATTAAAGTGTATGTACACGCCGATTCTGACGAAAGACTTATCAGACGTTTAAAGCGTGATATTGCAGAACGTGGCCGTGATCTAGACGAAGTTTTAACACGTTACCAAAATACGTTAAAACCTATGCATGAGCAATTTATAGAACCTACTAAAGCTTTTGCAGACATCATAATTCCAAACGACAAATACAACACTGTAGCAATAGATGTAGTTCGTGCAGTAATTACGCAACGTATTCTATAA